The Xenopus tropicalis strain Nigerian chromosome 7, UCB_Xtro_10.0, whole genome shotgun sequence genome includes a region encoding these proteins:
- the LOC116412134 gene encoding protein spinster homolog 1-like, which translates to MGLCRRTLCLYTHLSLFLFFIKDGIVLPCVFLFISGVFLSLNQALSEDMMLSVIRPKFYTIAGQLQAFLTRLIAGVGAPFIIEYISVKIQESNSEKTSFECMQFALMFLTVVAVIGGTCFLYLNLSFKKDREAADKNATQDNLMWRKACSRYKGV; encoded by the exons ATGGGTCTGTGCCGTAGGACTCTTTGCCTTTACACccatctttctttatttttgtttttcatcaaAGATGGCATTGTCCTTCCATGT GTATTCCTCTTTATCAGTGGAGTTTTCCTGAGCTTAAACCAGGCCCTATCAGAGGATATGATGCTG TCTGTAATACGGCCAAAATTCTACACAATCGCTGGACAGCTACAGGCCTTCCTGACGCGGTTGATTGCAGGTGTAGGTGCTCCATTTATTATTGAATAT ATATCTGTTAAGATCCAGGAGTCGAATTCTGAGAAGACTTCCTTTGAATGCATGCAATTTGCCCTAATGTTTTTAACAGTAGTGGCAGTGATTGGAGGAACCTGCTTCCTTTATTTAAATTTGAGCTTCAAAAAGGATCGGGAAGCAGCGGACAAGAACGCTACCCAAGACAATCTGATGTGGAGAAAAGCTTGTTCAAGGTACAAAGGGGTATAG